A portion of the Pedobacter cryoconitis genome contains these proteins:
- a CDS encoding alanine dehydrogenase → MATGLREEMASIAQKGLLQPKETLSEIKQKSNSLYIGIPKEISFQETRIALTPLSVALLVNHGHKVLLESGAGAGANFSDNDYSEQGAQITFNKKDVYDADIIVKIAPPTVEEINLMHKGQTLISALQMGALKEGYLKALLNKKINALCFENLRDEGNVLTVVRAMSEIVGATSIFIAAEYLSSVTGGKGLMLGGFTGVPPTEIVILGAGTVGEYAARTALSLGAEVKVFDSSIYRLRRLQNNLGSRVFTSVMQPIVLGKAVTTCDVVIGAIRATHGRSPCIVTEETVSRMKPDSVVIDVSIDQGGCFETSEVTNHKDPVFRKHDVIHYCVPNIASRVPRTASYALTNIFTPILVDIGEMGGLMSLIWNKPGIREALYIYKGHLTSKDLAARFSLPYKDIELLVAANQ, encoded by the coding sequence ATGGCTACAGGATTACGGGAAGAAATGGCCTCTATTGCTCAGAAAGGACTGCTACAGCCTAAAGAGACATTGTCAGAAATCAAACAAAAAAGCAACAGTCTTTATATTGGTATTCCTAAAGAGATCTCTTTTCAGGAAACCCGGATTGCACTTACACCTTTATCCGTTGCACTATTGGTCAATCATGGCCATAAAGTATTGCTGGAAAGTGGTGCTGGTGCTGGTGCAAACTTTTCTGACAATGATTACAGTGAACAGGGTGCACAGATTACATTCAATAAAAAGGATGTATATGATGCTGATATTATCGTGAAAATAGCCCCGCCAACGGTAGAAGAAATCAATCTGATGCATAAAGGACAGACACTCATCTCTGCTTTGCAGATGGGCGCACTTAAAGAAGGTTACCTGAAAGCATTGCTCAATAAAAAGATCAATGCTTTATGCTTTGAGAATTTAAGGGATGAGGGAAATGTTTTAACGGTTGTGCGCGCAATGAGCGAAATCGTAGGTGCAACATCAATCTTCATTGCTGCAGAATATTTAAGCAGTGTAACCGGTGGTAAAGGCTTAATGCTTGGCGGTTTTACAGGTGTGCCTCCTACAGAAATTGTCATCCTTGGCGCTGGAACCGTTGGAGAATATGCAGCAAGAACAGCACTTTCATTAGGTGCCGAGGTAAAAGTATTTGACAGTTCTATTTATCGGTTACGCCGTCTTCAGAATAATCTTGGAAGCCGCGTATTTACCTCTGTCATGCAGCCTATCGTATTAGGAAAGGCTGTAACAACTTGTGATGTGGTGATTGGTGCTATCCGGGCTACACACGGCAGAAGCCCTTGTATTGTAACCGAAGAAACAGTAAGCAGAATGAAACCAGACTCTGTTGTTATTGACGTGAGTATAGATCAGGGCGGGTGTTTTGAAACTTCCGAGGTCACTAACCATAAAGATCCTGTTTTTAGAAAACATGATGTGATCCATTATTGCGTGCCTAATATCGCATCCAGAGTACCCAGAACAGCTTCTTATGCTTTAACCAATATCTTTACCCCAATCCTGGTAGACATAGGCGAAATGGGCGGCTTAATGAGCCTGATCTGGAATAAACCAGGCATCAGGGAAGCGCTTTATATTTATAAAGGCCACCTGACCAGCAAAGATCTGGCTGCCAGGTTTAGCCTGCCTTACAAAGACATTGAATTATTAGTGGCTGCGAATCAATAG
- a CDS encoding bifunctional response regulator/alkaline phosphatase family protein translates to MQETKILWADDEINLLKPHILLLNEKGYHVTTFTNGNDALEAFGKEHFDLVFLDENMPGMSGLETLSAIKNIKSDIPVVLITKSEEENLMEDAIGSKIDDYLIKPVNPKQVLLTIKKIIDNKRLISAKTSMAYQQDFRRLGMTLNDKLSYEEWTEVYKKLIFWELELEKLDDPQMHEILTMQKSEANTQFSKFIEDNYIDWVNKRGKTPLLSNELLKKKAFPHINSTTPVFFILIDNLRYDQWKIINPLITEHFRLDEEDIYTSILPTATQYARNSIFSGLMPLEMEKRFPSLWQNDDEEGGKNMHEEAFLADQIKRSVRKDCKFSYHKILTYDDGKALNEQMNNLMQNEFNAIVYNFVDMLSHARTDMAMIRELANDDAAYRSLTLSWFEHSPLLELLKKLAQKQVKVIITTDHGTIRVKHPSKVIGDRNTNTNLRYKQGRNLNFNAKEVFLIKNPHEAQLPKINISSNYIFAKEDRYFVYQNNYNQFVNYYNETFQHGGISLEEMMIPVATYSSR, encoded by the coding sequence TATTTCTGGATGAAAATATGCCCGGCATGAGTGGATTGGAAACCCTTTCGGCCATTAAAAATATAAAAAGTGACATTCCGGTTGTCCTGATTACCAAAAGTGAAGAGGAAAACCTGATGGAGGATGCGATCGGTTCAAAAATTGACGACTATCTGATAAAACCGGTTAATCCTAAGCAAGTATTGCTGACGATTAAAAAAATCATAGACAATAAAAGACTGATCAGTGCCAAAACGTCGATGGCTTATCAACAAGACTTCAGACGTTTAGGCATGACACTGAATGACAAATTAAGCTATGAAGAATGGACAGAAGTTTATAAAAAACTAATTTTCTGGGAACTGGAACTTGAAAAGCTTGATGACCCTCAGATGCATGAAATCCTGACCATGCAAAAGTCTGAAGCAAATACACAGTTCTCTAAATTCATCGAAGACAATTACATTGACTGGGTTAATAAAAGAGGCAAAACACCTTTATTGTCTAATGAGCTGCTTAAAAAGAAAGCATTTCCACATATCAACTCTACTACACCCGTATTCTTTATTCTGATAGATAACCTGAGATACGATCAGTGGAAGATTATCAATCCTTTAATTACAGAACATTTCAGGTTAGACGAAGAAGACATTTATACAAGTATTCTTCCAACAGCAACGCAATACGCAAGAAATTCTATCTTTTCAGGCCTGATGCCGCTCGAAATGGAGAAACGTTTTCCTTCCCTTTGGCAAAATGATGATGAAGAAGGTGGTAAAAACATGCATGAAGAAGCTTTCCTTGCAGATCAGATTAAACGCAGCGTTCGTAAAGACTGTAAATTCAGTTATCATAAAATTCTGACTTATGATGATGGAAAAGCACTTAACGAGCAAATGAATAACCTGATGCAGAATGAGTTCAATGCAATCGTTTACAACTTTGTTGATATGCTGTCTCATGCCCGTACTGATATGGCTATGATCAGAGAGCTGGCAAATGACGATGCTGCTTACCGCTCACTAACGCTTTCGTGGTTTGAGCACTCTCCTTTATTAGAGCTGTTAAAGAAACTTGCACAGAAACAAGTTAAAGTAATTATTACTACAGATCACGGTACAATCAGGGTAAAACATCCGAGTAAAGTAATCGGAGATAGAAATACCAATACAAATCTGCGCTATAAACAAGGCAGAAATCTGAATTTTAATGCAAAAGAGGTATTTTTGATTAAAAATCCTCATGAGGCACAATTGCCTAAAATAAATATCAGCTCTAATTATATTTTCGCCAAAGAAGACCGTTATTTTGTCTATCAGAATAACTACAACCAGTTTGTGAACTACTATAACGAAACGTTCCAGCACGGTGGGATCTCTCTGGAGGAAATGATGATTCCCGTAGCGACTTACAGCTCAAGATAG
- the tsaE gene encoding tRNA (adenosine(37)-N6)-threonylcarbamoyltransferase complex ATPase subunit type 1 TsaE gives MNIEINHLDELDSAAEALLSFAGNEKIFAFEGEMGAGKTTFIKVLCQKLGVTAVVNSPTFSIVNEYAAPAHQVIYHFDFYRIKNLQEVFDIGYEEYFYSGNICLIEWPQRIGELLPETYIEVGITALSENKRSFTFTKIA, from the coding sequence ATGAACATTGAAATTAATCACCTGGACGAACTGGACAGTGCCGCTGAAGCACTGCTCAGTTTTGCAGGAAACGAAAAAATATTCGCCTTCGAGGGCGAAATGGGAGCAGGAAAAACAACTTTTATTAAAGTCCTGTGCCAGAAATTAGGCGTAACAGCTGTAGTTAACAGTCCTACATTTTCTATTGTAAACGAATATGCTGCACCAGCTCATCAGGTCATTTATCATTTTGACTTCTATAGAATTAAAAACCTGCAGGAAGTATTTGATATTGGTTATGAAGAGTATTTTTATTCTGGCAATATCTGCCTGATAGAATGGCCCCAGCGAATTGGGGAATTGCTGCCTGAAACTTATATCGAAGTGGGAATTACCGCATTGTCAGAAAACAAACGATCTTTCACCTTCACAAAAATTGCTTAA